The following proteins are co-located in the Labrys monachus genome:
- a CDS encoding DUF305 domain-containing protein — protein MIPFQRSIHVLVLTWILAVCSAQAFAQDAAAPPTSAETPFLHENDAAMATMMNGMAVKPTGDVNRDFVEMMIPHHQGAIDMALAYLRYGSNEQLKRIAQEIIVDQQQEIAAMRLALGDPLPASIAAPTQVEAGTSSDPGSGENAPAPAMQMMMMKPGK, from the coding sequence ATGATACCCTTTCAGCGCAGCATCCATGTTCTGGTGCTGACGTGGATCCTGGCTGTCTGTTCTGCGCAGGCCTTCGCACAGGATGCCGCCGCCCCTCCGACATCGGCGGAAACACCCTTCCTGCACGAAAACGACGCCGCCATGGCGACGATGATGAACGGCATGGCAGTCAAACCGACCGGCGACGTCAATCGCGATTTCGTCGAGATGATGATTCCACACCATCAGGGCGCGATCGACATGGCGCTGGCGTATCTGCGCTACGGCAGCAACGAGCAGCTCAAGCGCATCGCGCAGGAAATCATCGTCGATCAGCAGCAGGAAATCGCGGCCATGCGGCTCGCCCTCGGCGATCCGCTGCCGGCATCGATCGCCGCTCCGACGCAGGTCGAGGCCGGCACGTCGAGCGATCCCGGCAGCGGCGAGAACGCCCCGGCCCCGGCCATGCAGATGATGATGATGAAGCCGGGCAAGTAA
- a CDS encoding TetR/AcrR family transcriptional regulator, translating into MARKPQSDLQSEPQADPRRAAVEALLALAAERPWGEIGLADIAEKADLSLSQLRGLFPSKGAILAAYSRQVDQAVLDGIDETMAEEPARERLFDVLMRRIDVLSPRKAAIREISKAFALDPLALAAWNRVATNSMQWMLVAAGIGAEGPLGALRAQGLALAWSRIVRVWLRDEDEGSALTMKEVDRQLRSGERWMERADDLCQMFTPLRRMAERSHRRRSRMRERLRERFHDFADTRRRGRDEPDDAEAI; encoded by the coding sequence ATGGCCAGGAAGCCGCAAAGCGATCTGCAAAGCGAACCGCAGGCCGATCCGCGCAGGGCGGCCGTCGAGGCCCTTCTCGCCTTGGCGGCGGAGCGTCCCTGGGGGGAAATCGGCCTCGCCGATATCGCCGAAAAGGCGGATCTTTCCCTCTCGCAGCTGCGCGGGCTGTTCCCCTCCAAGGGCGCGATCCTCGCGGCCTATTCGCGTCAGGTCGACCAGGCGGTGCTCGACGGCATCGACGAGACCATGGCCGAGGAGCCGGCCCGCGAGCGCCTGTTCGACGTGCTGATGCGCCGCATCGACGTGCTTTCGCCCCGCAAGGCGGCTATTCGCGAGATCAGCAAGGCCTTCGCGCTCGATCCGCTGGCGCTCGCCGCCTGGAACCGGGTGGCGACCAACTCGATGCAATGGATGCTGGTCGCCGCCGGCATCGGGGCCGAGGGGCCGCTCGGCGCCTTGCGCGCGCAGGGCCTCGCCCTCGCCTGGTCGCGCATCGTCCGGGTCTGGCTGAGGGACGAGGACGAAGGTTCGGCCCTGACCATGAAGGAGGTCGACCGGCAATTGCGTTCCGGCGAGCGCTGGATGGAACGGGCGGACGACCTGTGCCAGATGTTCACGCCGCTCCGCCGCATGGCGGAACGCTCGCATCGGCGCCGTTCGCGCATGCGGGAGCGTCTGCGCGAGCGCTTCCACGATTTTGCCGATACAAGGCGCCGGGGCCGGGACGAGCCCGACGACGCGGAGGCCATCTGA
- a CDS encoding YncE family protein, with protein sequence MLAPATSFAGQAPGLASAPDIPISHRDRIYAAEQFSNTVSVSDPVDNRLLGVIKLGDPQPGNLSPLYKGQVLVHGMGFSPDHKTLAVVSIGSNSVTFIDTATNTVKHTTYVGRSPHEAFFTPDGREVWVTVRGEDYISVIDADTFEEKMQIKVPAGPGMQIFSPDGKYGYICSSFNPETVVVSVADHKIVGHVKQASPFCPNIAASADGKQVWFTLKDVGKTQVFNGQAPFDLVKTLDTGPITNHVNLVMNRNGSFAYVTVGGLNEVKVFRTDDFEQVATIPVGNLPHGIWPSGDGTRVYVGLENADRFAVIDTLTNKVIGDIPIGQAPQAVAYVPNAVPEGDGRQNLVPLGTAGEAAHLKLAAKGASGRSAPTSVTLFDQGLTQVLQAAVTGLEPKKPYVLALSDKPDGSGRLQLLSTFMTNPAGSAIVNAVGPIRQIVESKHEDEKRYLVVAASTDGKPGAIVQFQAE encoded by the coding sequence ATGCTGGCGCCGGCAACAAGCTTCGCCGGCCAGGCGCCGGGGCTCGCATCGGCTCCGGATATCCCGATCAGCCACAGGGACCGCATCTATGCGGCCGAGCAATTCTCCAACACGGTTTCGGTCAGCGACCCCGTCGACAACAGGCTGCTCGGCGTCATCAAGCTTGGCGACCCGCAGCCGGGGAATCTCAGTCCCCTCTACAAGGGCCAGGTCCTCGTCCACGGCATGGGGTTCTCGCCGGACCACAAGACCTTGGCCGTCGTATCCATCGGCTCCAACTCGGTGACCTTCATCGATACCGCGACCAACACGGTCAAGCACACCACCTATGTCGGCCGTTCCCCGCACGAAGCCTTCTTCACGCCGGATGGCAGGGAAGTCTGGGTGACCGTGCGCGGCGAAGACTATATCTCCGTCATCGATGCCGACACCTTCGAGGAGAAGATGCAGATCAAGGTGCCGGCGGGGCCCGGCATGCAGATCTTCTCGCCGGACGGCAAATACGGCTACATCTGCTCGTCCTTCAACCCCGAAACCGTCGTCGTCTCGGTTGCCGACCACAAGATTGTCGGCCATGTGAAGCAGGCCAGTCCCTTCTGCCCGAACATTGCCGCGTCCGCGGACGGCAAGCAGGTCTGGTTCACGCTGAAGGATGTCGGCAAGACCCAGGTCTTCAACGGACAGGCGCCCTTCGATCTGGTCAAGACGCTCGACACCGGCCCGATCACCAACCACGTCAATCTCGTCATGAACAGGAACGGCAGCTTCGCCTATGTGACGGTCGGCGGCCTGAACGAGGTAAAGGTGTTCCGAACCGACGATTTCGAACAGGTGGCGACGATTCCCGTCGGCAATCTCCCGCATGGCATCTGGCCGTCGGGCGACGGGACCCGGGTGTATGTCGGCCTCGAAAACGCCGACCGGTTCGCGGTCATCGACACGCTCACCAACAAGGTGATTGGCGACATCCCGATCGGCCAGGCGCCGCAAGCGGTCGCCTATGTCCCGAACGCGGTTCCCGAAGGCGACGGCAGGCAGAACCTGGTGCCGCTCGGCACGGCCGGCGAGGCTGCGCATCTCAAACTCGCCGCCAAGGGGGCAAGCGGCAGGTCCGCGCCGACAAGCGTAACGCTGTTCGACCAGGGTCTTACCCAGGTGCTTCAGGCCGCCGTCACCGGCCTCGAACCAAAGAAGCCTTACGTTCTGGCTCTCTCCGACAAGCCGGATGGAAGCGGACGGCTGCAATTGCTCTCGACCTTCATGACGAACCCGGCCGGCTCGGCGATCGTCAATGCCGTCGGTCCCATCCGCCAGATCGTGGAATCGAAGCACGAGGACGAGAAGCGCTATCTGGTCGTCGCAGCTTCGACAGACGGAAAGCCCGGCGCGATCGTGCAGTTTCAGGCCGAGTAG
- a CDS encoding tRNA-binding protein → MHAGSEATPTISFDDFMKVDIRIGTVLEAAPLDGARKPAIRMRIDFGGDIGVRASSAQITVHYRPEDLVGRQVAAVVNFPPRQIGKFMSQVLTLGFADADGAIVLASPERPVPNGARLI, encoded by the coding sequence ATGCACGCCGGCAGCGAGGCAACGCCGACCATCAGTTTCGACGATTTCATGAAGGTCGATATCCGCATCGGGACGGTGCTGGAGGCGGCGCCGCTCGATGGCGCGCGCAAGCCGGCGATCCGCATGCGCATCGACTTTGGCGGCGATATCGGCGTGAGAGCCTCCTCGGCGCAGATCACCGTGCATTATCGGCCGGAAGATCTGGTCGGCAGGCAGGTGGCCGCGGTGGTCAATTTCCCGCCGCGCCAGATCGGCAAGTTCATGTCGCAGGTCCTGACGCTGGGCTTCGCCGATGCCGACGGCGCCATCGTCCTGGCCTCGCCCGAGCGCCCGGTGCCGAACGGCGCGCGCCTGATCTGA